Genomic window (Rossellomorea aquimaris):
ATAATTGCTGATCTTGAGTTTCCATTTGTTTTCCTCCTATAGTAGTGCGAATAACTACACTTTTCTAAAAAAAATAAAAAAATCCCCCGTCCTATGAAAAGGACGAAGGATTCCATTCGCGGTACCACCTTTTTTCTCAGGAGAAATAAGCCTCCTGAACTCTCGACGATCATAACGGCTTTTAACCGGCTTCTACTACTGAAATTCATAGAAACAGCTCTTCAGGCGACCTTCCATTGTCTTAACGTAGAAAATCTCTCAGCTAACGATTTTCCTCTCTGAAAGTAAGGATCAATGTACTCTTCCTGTTCATTGCTTTTCAAGTATTATTTATTTACTCATTATAGTATAGGAAAAGATAAACTTTCGTCAATCATTATCGCCAATTTTTCATAAAAATATTCATTTCGCCTACTCAGGCACCATTCTATTCTGTATTCATAAGATAAAGTAGTGAATATACCCAGGAAAGTGAGTGGACGAATATGAAGAAGATCAATCAATACACCATGCAGAAATGGATGGGAAACGCCCGGTTAATATGTAAACAATTCATCATACCCTTTACGATCTTTCAAGGGGTCAGGACCATTTTGCTTCCCACCACTTTTGATGTCCTTCTTTTAACTCTTTTCATCGGTATTGGCCTTGCCATTTATTTCGATTGGATTTAATGGACTGACGAAATGTGGACTTCGCCAGTCCTTTTTTTTATTCTGCCTCGGCCGCCTGCTCCTGCTTCTTTTTTTCCATTTCATCTAAACGCATGACCACGTATTCCGTGTTTTTCAGAAGCCAGTAATGCCGTTGAAGCTTCTTAAGGGATTTCCTTTCATTCCGCTTATCCTTCGGTGTATGAAAATACTTTTCCACCACAGCTATGACAGAGCTAGGGTAAGCTAAATAACTCATGAACAGGAGCCGCTCTTCATTACGTACGGTAAAATGCTGAAAATACGTGGTAAGCCACTCGATGCATTCCTCATAATACTTAGGATAGGTTTTCAATGTTCTGGACAAAAACGGCAGCAGGTCGTGGAAGGGTGAGGCCACCTTTGAGTTCTCAAAGTTATGAAAATAACCCAAGCCTCTTTCGTCGAATAAAAAATGCTCCGTGGATACCTTACCATGTGTAATGACAGTTCTGACCTTCTCCAGATCCTTCGTTTCCTCATACCATTCATCCAGCATTTTCCGTGAAAATTTCAGTGCTTGGGAAGCGTCCTTATAGTACATACAAAAATGAAATTGAAAAGGAGACATATACGTAGTCCTTTCACATGCTTCCACATACTCATCGAGAAACTGCTGTTCTTTATCCCACCTGGATGTCAGCTGCTCGTAATGAGATTCTCTCTCTTCTTTATCAATCTTTACTTCTTGAGAGGAGAGAGTATGAAGTCTTGCCAATTCCCGGAACATTTTCTGATGCTTTTCAAATTGATCTTCCCTTTCCAGGTTCAAGAGCCAGGGCATTACATAGTATAATTGCCCATCATTCCACACTGCATAGCGCCCATCCAATGTCGGATAGATCGGAACAATCCGGTTATAGCCCCTTTGAAACAACATTTGTACATTCCTGACAAAATCAACTCCAGTTTGGGCGGGCAGCTGCTTCACAGCAAGTGTACCTTTATTGGAGAATACTTTGGAAATCTTCCCGTAATTCTCAACAAAATGGGGTTCGACACCATAAGGTTGTAAGACAGGCTTTAATCCCTCCAGCGTTTGTACCATACCTCTCACCTTCTAAGATAACTTTTATAAAAAAAACGGACTAACTCCAATGGATTTGGTGTCAGCCCCGTAGTTCCTTCTATATTGCAATTGCGCTCTACTCAGATGGTAGCGATTTTGCTATATTCCTTTAACCCTTGAAGACATATTCGCTTTTCGGGATATATAGAACCTGCCCTACATAGACGTCTTGATTGGCTTCAAGTTGATTGACCCTCAATAGCTGAGGAATGGTTAGATCATACTTTTCTGCAATATAATCCAGCGTCTCTCCCTCTTGAACAATGCACACCCTTAATGTTGCACCCTTTTCCTCTTCTTTTCTCGCAAAGAAATCGGTAAGGGAAATGGTCTCATATTTCTTTTTACCTTTAGTCTTTTTCTTTTCATCCTGCTCTTCTCCGCTTTCTTCCATTTCTGCTTCTACTGCGGATGATGAAGAGGACTCTTCTTCTTCCACCTCCTGCTGTTTGTATTTAGGAGGCGGCGTGTAGGCAGCATTGGGTTGAGCCGGCTGTTCTTCTGATGACTCGCTCAGTTCATGCTGTGGCAATTCAAATACGTTTTCTTTTCGGAAATAATTTTCCTCATAGTTATGAGCATGATGAGCATCGTATTGAATCTGTACAGGTATCTCATCGTCATCCTCAGATGGAGGTGTCCGTCCTTCCAGGTTAAACGGCTGGTACTCGTCGTCTTCAGAGGCCACTTCGTCATCCTCTTCTTCAACGTTCGACGTTAATTCTTCAACGTCGTAGTTCTCATACTCGTATACTTCTTCTCTTTCTTCTTGCTCTTCTTCTGTTTCTACTTCTTCCTCCGCTGTATCCTCTTCTACTTCGGCAACTGCACTCGAACGGTAAAGCGGCTCGTAATCTTCCGCTCTGCTAAATTCAGCTTCAAGGGGAGTATGAGTCTGCTGTTCTCCATAAATCCCTGTAATCGTTAAATCGGCATTCAATTTTAGACAAGCAT
Coding sequences:
- the ysxE gene encoding spore coat protein YsxE, producing MVQTLEGLKPVLQPYGVEPHFVENYGKISKVFSNKGTLAVKQLPAQTGVDFVRNVQMLFQRGYNRIVPIYPTLDGRYAVWNDGQLYYVMPWLLNLEREDQFEKHQKMFRELARLHTLSSQEVKIDKEERESHYEQLTSRWDKEQQFLDEYVEACERTTYMSPFQFHFCMYYKDASQALKFSRKMLDEWYEETKDLEKVRTVITHGKVSTEHFLFDERGLGYFHNFENSKVASPFHDLLPFLSRTLKTYPKYYEECIEWLTTYFQHFTVRNEERLLFMSYLAYPSSVIAVVEKYFHTPKDKRNERKSLKKLQRHYWLLKNTEYVVMRLDEMEKKKQEQAAEAE
- the spoVID gene encoding stage VI sporulation protein D encodes the protein MSHEQQSCLRFSLEESIWFKKGQEVEELLSISLDPHITIQEQEQYVLIRGSLDLSGEYLPTSPRDEEEDEFEAGGKFVQIVEKREKGEYEFVHRFPVDVTIPKNRIANLGDIDVFVESFDYMVPENACLKLNADLTITGIYGEQQTHTPLEAEFSRAEDYEPLYRSSAVAEVEEDTAEEEVETEEEQEEREEVYEYENYDVEELTSNVEEEDDEVASEDDEYQPFNLEGRTPPSEDDDEIPVQIQYDAHHAHNYEENYFRKENVFELPQHELSESSEEQPAQPNAAYTPPPKYKQQEVEEEESSSSSAVEAEMEESGEEQDEKKKTKGKKKYETISLTDFFARKEEEKGATLRVCIVQEGETLDYIAEKYDLTIPQLLRVNQLEANQDVYVGQVLYIPKSEYVFKG